The proteins below come from a single Parageobacillus toebii NBRC 107807 genomic window:
- the esaA gene encoding type VII secretion protein EsaA, with the protein MTEKWKIVKLIAKIVFIVALPVLFFTFIGHNPMKVTEKTTNRIAVVNEDVGADYDKKTYEFGKEIIPALDDNSNYQWSVVNRSQAEKGLADGQYDAVVYLPSDFSRNILTFNEKRPLKATVQYKIQPNLEAKNRERVQRELEAAKNTINQKMSTLYWSYVGQAVEDIRKKFSAILEKEIAFQKTMYDFYTPSSVKLTKEIESQKKMLEQLLSSSKNAESSSNDTLKGLEQAEAEIASFIEDIQAYKKYQQRQHDIIQEGIRQYETMITGGVRSVVERPWNVKPELELNSQTLLESVSTLRNTVMNSHEVLTNLYNQLENSNVAGRLLESQKDLIRQYQQQTDAKILDEVQQKLIPLRQRLQSATPPSAPNEQPMPGELPQLPGNGQWLNGLEQQLASLKNKLQTVKPQETKGGQGTSGSWGDIDNAMNQLQIEMQNAKEAWQKQLSLEQQWQEKYAQLAKQAAEQANDDNGQSEETVVQQIIAKEQAILQSSSLSEERKQQLSAYFQTAIQSRNMNDLLTYFSWLSIFEDTLKRTGNFDGALVDQLILNWKEKAGIFQTLSNIHSGIHQLQDGSAISLQGAEVVENNVHSFVETTLEYIRQYDENVEKAQKELMGQLQSLNDAANEVTAQLQQTMDEERTIQSTPGANDGEFVIAIQQNTLQNVAQISDLVTSIAEGQDRIIDYTNEMHEKVASVQDRADELNSKWAANVNTTKQIKNDVYDLLNNAVVDKQTNGYVYDYLTNPVQVSGDIPKEKTTYTPPVVMLIIILLCGMLIGFFLHYYSSVPLMMQAALLVMMNLLVGFIISTYGLRIYPMQDVQALKWSIFTIILLFFCSALVRLAFSIGPFIGWVLGVGLILFFITPLLDLVLPNFSFDHPISETYMSIQYGDQQAFYPAVITLGVVTLLMSAVPFLKQRLAALQKEEETYEA; encoded by the coding sequence ATGACAGAAAAATGGAAAATCGTCAAGCTGATTGCGAAGATTGTATTTATTGTTGCTCTTCCTGTACTGTTTTTTACCTTCATTGGCCATAACCCAATGAAGGTAACAGAGAAGACAACGAACCGAATCGCGGTAGTCAACGAAGATGTAGGAGCCGATTATGATAAGAAAACATACGAATTCGGCAAAGAAATTATACCAGCTCTTGATGACAATTCTAATTATCAGTGGTCCGTCGTTAATCGCAGTCAGGCAGAAAAAGGGCTAGCGGACGGTCAATATGACGCTGTCGTTTATTTGCCATCCGATTTTTCCAGAAACATTTTAACCTTTAATGAAAAACGGCCGCTAAAGGCAACCGTTCAATATAAAATCCAGCCGAATCTCGAGGCGAAAAATCGGGAGCGGGTACAGAGAGAGTTAGAGGCAGCTAAAAATACGATCAACCAAAAGATGTCTACGCTGTATTGGAGCTATGTCGGCCAAGCGGTAGAAGATATTCGCAAAAAATTTAGTGCTATTTTGGAAAAAGAAATTGCTTTTCAAAAGACGATGTACGATTTTTACACCCCAAGTTCTGTCAAATTAACCAAAGAGATCGAGAGTCAAAAGAAAATGCTTGAACAGCTGCTTTCATCTTCGAAAAACGCCGAAAGTTCCTCCAACGATACGTTAAAAGGTTTGGAGCAGGCGGAAGCGGAAATTGCTTCGTTTATCGAGGATATTCAGGCGTATAAAAAGTATCAGCAACGGCAGCATGACATCATTCAAGAAGGAATTCGTCAGTATGAAACGATGATAACCGGGGGAGTACGTTCCGTCGTAGAACGGCCATGGAATGTCAAACCGGAGTTGGAATTAAACAGCCAAACCTTGCTCGAATCTGTGTCTACACTGCGCAATACGGTTATGAACAGCCATGAGGTATTGACGAATCTCTATAACCAGCTGGAAAATTCAAACGTTGCTGGACGACTGTTGGAGTCACAAAAAGACCTTATCCGTCAATATCAGCAACAAACAGATGCAAAGATACTGGACGAAGTACAGCAAAAACTCATTCCGCTACGGCAACGGCTGCAATCCGCCACACCTCCATCAGCACCGAATGAACAGCCGATGCCGGGAGAGCTGCCACAACTGCCGGGAAACGGGCAATGGCTGAATGGGCTCGAACAGCAGCTGGCGTCTTTAAAGAACAAGCTACAAACGGTAAAGCCGCAAGAGACGAAGGGAGGACAAGGTACATCGGGAAGCTGGGGGGATATTGACAATGCCATGAATCAGCTTCAAATAGAAATGCAAAATGCAAAAGAAGCATGGCAAAAACAGTTATCCCTCGAGCAGCAGTGGCAGGAAAAATATGCGCAATTGGCAAAGCAGGCGGCCGAGCAGGCGAATGACGACAATGGACAATCGGAAGAAACAGTGGTTCAACAAATTATCGCAAAAGAACAAGCTATTCTTCAGTCTTCGTCGTTATCCGAAGAGCGAAAGCAACAATTATCAGCTTACTTTCAGACGGCTATTCAAAGCAGAAACATGAATGATCTCCTCACCTATTTTTCTTGGTTATCGATTTTTGAGGATACGTTAAAGCGAACGGGGAATTTTGATGGAGCACTCGTGGATCAGCTGATTTTAAATTGGAAGGAAAAAGCGGGGATCTTCCAAACCTTATCCAACATTCATAGCGGAATTCATCAGTTGCAGGATGGCTCGGCCATTTCTTTGCAAGGCGCAGAAGTAGTTGAAAATAATGTTCATTCTTTTGTGGAAACAACGCTTGAATATATACGGCAATATGATGAAAATGTGGAAAAAGCGCAAAAAGAGCTGATGGGACAATTACAATCACTAAACGACGCCGCGAATGAAGTAACAGCACAGCTCCAGCAAACCATGGATGAAGAAAGAACAATACAATCGACGCCAGGAGCCAACGATGGTGAATTCGTTATTGCCATCCAGCAAAATACGCTGCAAAACGTCGCACAAATTTCTGATTTGGTCACATCGATTGCCGAAGGGCAAGACCGGATTATCGATTATACAAATGAGATGCATGAAAAAGTGGCATCGGTCCAAGATCGGGCGGATGAGTTAAACAGCAAATGGGCGGCCAATGTCAATACGACAAAACAAATTAAAAATGATGTATATGATCTGTTAAACAATGCGGTGGTAGACAAACAAACAAATGGATATGTGTATGATTACTTAACCAATCCGGTACAAGTAAGCGGAGATATCCCGAAAGAGAAAACGACGTACACGCCGCCTGTCGTGATGCTTATCATTATTTTGCTGTGCGGCATGCTTATTGGGTTCTTCCTGCATTATTATTCTTCCGTTCCGCTTATGATGCAGGCTGCATTGCTGGTCATGATGAACCTGCTTGTTGGTTTCATCATCAGCACATATGGATTGCGAATTTATCCGATGCAAGATGTGCAGGCCCTTAAATGGAGCATTTTTACCATTATCTTGTTATTCTTCTGTTCCGCTCTTGTTCGCTTGGCCTTTTCCATCGGACCGTTTATTGGTTGGGTGCTCGGAGTGGGCTTAATTCTATTTTTCATCACTCCATTACTCGACTTAGTATTGCCAAACTTTAGCTTTGACCATCCGATATCAGAAACGTACATGTCGATTCAATATGGAGACCAGCAAGCATTTTATCCAGCTGTCATTACGTTAGGAGTTGTCACATTACTCATGTCCGCAGTTCCGTTTTTGAAGCAGCGCCTAGCCGCTTTGCAGAAGGAGGAGGAAACATATGAAGCGTAA